Proteins encoded in a region of the Phoenix dactylifera cultivar Barhee BC4 unplaced genomic scaffold, palm_55x_up_171113_PBpolish2nd_filt_p 000860F, whole genome shotgun sequence genome:
- the LOC103710551 gene encoding myosin-J heavy chain, protein MFKAARWRSEKNKVKAVFKFQFLATQIPRAGWEMVMIALVPVDVGRPTVRSEKVAVIEGTCRWANPIYETVKLVHDPKTGRVNEKVYHFLVSTTGSTKAQVIGEVAIDLADYAEVFKPTSVSLPLKASDTGAVLHVTLQRLQGNGEGRETSENGDTTVRQQRRTLQSQLSKCDDDEVTKAVDDTNGINSVEDTSLINSQSRVKFSSSRNLALHDDSNGNLSKSHSFDAISASGSDTGSVYTPKENGLKHNNIHQDSPGLLSLLSNSDAQKLMTSSGDWSGTSAPDGSTDGSTNSSGEAGMRERLDSDETLEKLRSDIVSLTRKVEVSELELQTLRKQVVKESKRGQDLSREISGLKEERDALKRECEELKFPQKRTNDDKNFTSTLQPDGEDPCSLLEEIKQELNHEKNLNANLRLQLQKTQEANSELLLAVRDLDELLEQKNREISSSKCNKVDIREEINEHFQELEYGKRRLRLQNSEHRQELLKTASGHDGEEQYAALDVLVKEGDDMKLAFSLEKKIIDLNSEVELYKKDREDLEMQMEQLALDYEILKQENHDIASKLEQSQLREQLRMQYECSAHLATINDLEAHVESLEKEFQSQAEAFEADIASLTQAKVEQEKKAIKAEEALRKTRWNNASTAERLQEEFKRLSEQMTSTFHANENLVMKTLKEASELRLQKSQVEELLEKTNEELASVKGQYHVKTQQLLNLIDFKSKETDRLLLELKDKREELENQKKSDAARIKASSEELLLLRAEIEKLKREKNLLVEQIEQKEKLVAEMELLKTSTKVNEKLLHDKDLERDLLAREITSFKEVLNKQLAELNELRHIKDGKDKMIRMLNAEIETHKVQIGDLKVSLSEDLLEKENLRKQVSDLCSDLQKKEDMITSMERKPEDSNVATNANGNLSNKQAGDTPEDGKVILTNIERFDMAQVQKGKHSLKNLKFVSTNDVKKNEDYDWCRRMGDKACIRDINGASKELVLSNNGANSEKEEGSIVPCTWNQHNMAETLSEMEVLKKQNESMEAELKDMQERYSEISLKFAEVEGERQQLVKTIRTLKNALKN, encoded by the exons ATGTTTAAGGCGGCGAGGTGGCGGAGCGAGAAGAACAAGGTCAAAGCGGTGTTCAAATTCCAGTTCCTGGCGACCCAG ATACCTCGGGCCGGATGGGAGATGGTGATGATAGCCTTGGTTCCTGTGGATGTCGGAAGACCGACCGTGAGATCGGAGAAGGTTGCGGTGATCGAGGGAACCTGTCGGTGGGCAAATCCAATCTATGAAACCGTGAAATTAGTCCATGATCCGAAAACAGGAAGGGTCAATGAGAAGGTTTACCACTTCCTCGTCTCGACGACG GGATCGACCAAAGCTCAGGTCATTGGAGAAGTCGCCATTGATCTGGCGGATTATGCCGAGGTGTTTAAGCCTACCTCTGTTTCTCTCCCTCTCAAGGCATCGGACACAGGAGCGGTACTGCAT GTTACGCTGCAGAGATTGCAGGGGAATGGTGAGGGAAG AGAAACTAGCGAAAATGGAGATACAACAGTCAGACAGCAACGCAGAACGTTGCAGAGCCAGTTGAGCAAGTGCGATGACGATGAAGTCACCAAGGCTGTCGATGACACGAATGGAATCAACTCTGTGGAA GACACCTCCCTAATCAACAGTCAATCACGAGTGAAATTCTCATCCAGCAGAAACTTGGCGCTTCATGATGATTCTAATGGCAACCTCAGCAAATCTCACAGCTTTGATGCTATATCAGCATCAGGCTCAGATACTGGTTCGGTAtatacaccaaaagaaaatggacTCAAGCATAACAACATCCATCAGGATTCACCTGGTTTGCTGTCACTTCTCAGCAACAGTGATGCTCAAAAGCTGATGACCAGCTCAGGTGACTGGTCTGGGACGTCAGCTCCAGATGGAAGCACGGATGGGTCGACAAACAGTTCAGGAGAGGCTGGGATGAGAGAAAGATTGGACTCAGatgaaacccttgagaaactaAGAAGTGATATTGTTTCTTTGACGAGAAAGGTAGAAGTGTCAGAGCTGGAACTGCAGACTCTCAGAAAGCAAGTTGTTAAGGAAAGCAAGAGAGGGCAAGATCTTTCAAGAGAAATAAGTGGCCTAAAAGAGGAAAGAGATGCACTCAAGAGGGAATGCGAAGAACTCAAGTTCCCACAGAAAAGAACAAATGATGATAAAAATTTTACAAGCACGTTGCAGCCTGATGGGGAAGATCCATGTTCCCTGCTTGAAGAAATTAAACAAGAGCTGAATCATGAGAAAAATCTGAATGCAAATCTCCGCTTGCAACTTCAGAAGACACAAGAAGCTAACTCTGAGCTGTTACTTGCTGTCAGAGATCTTGATGAACTGTTGGAACAGAAAAATAGGGAAATCTCCTCCAGTAAATGCAACAAAGTGGATATCAGGGAGGAAATCAATGAGCATTTCCAAGAACTGGAATATGGAAAAAGACGCTTGCGTCTGCAGAATTCTGAACATAGACAAGAGCTACTCAAAACAGCTTCTGGGCATGATGGTGAAGAGCAATATGCTGCATTGGATGTATTAGTAAAGGAGGGTGATGATATGAAACTGGCATTTTCACTGGAAAAGAAGATCATAGACCTCAACAGCGAAGTAGAATTGTACAAGAAAGATCGTGAAGACCTAGAAATGCAAATGGAACAGCTCGCTCTGGACTATGAGATTTTGAAACAGGAAAACCATGACATAGCTTCAAAGCTGGAGCAGAGCCAGCTACGAGAACAACTCAGGATGCAGTATGAATGTTCCGCACACCTAGCCACAATCAATGACCTTGAAGCCCATGTTGAAAGTTTGGAGAAAGAATTTCAGAGTCAGGCTGAAGCATTTGAAGCAGATATAGCAAGTCTAACACAAGCCAAAGTAgaacaagagaagaaagccataAAAGCAGAGGAGGCATTGAGGAAGACAAGATGGAACAACGCTAGCACAGCTGAACGGCTCCAAGAGGAATTTAAAAGGCTATCTGAACAAATGACATCTACATTTCATGCAAACGAGAATTTAGTCATGAAAACACTAAAAGAAGCTAGTGAATTGCGTCTGCAAAAAAGCCAAGTGGAAGAACTATTAGAGAAAACTAATGAAGAGCTTGCATCAGTAAAAGGCCAGTATCATGTTAAAACCCAACAGCTACTAAACCTGATAGATTTCAAATCAAAGGAAACTGATAGGCTACTCCTGGAACTTAAAGATAAacgtgaggagcttgagaatcaAAAGAAGTCTGATGCAGCAAGGATAAAAGCTTCCTCAGAGGAACTATTGTTACTCAGAGCTGAGATTGAAAAgcttaaaagagagaaaaatcttCTTGTTGAACAGATAGAACAGAAAGAAAAACTGGTAGCTGAGATGGAATTATTGAAGACATCAACTAAAGTAAATGAGAAGTTGTTGCACGATAAAGATTTGGAGCGAGATCTGCTAGCAAGAGAAATCACGTCATTCAAGGAGGTACTGAATAAACAATTGGCAGAGCTGAATGAACTTAGGCATATAAAGGATGGAAAAGACAAAATGATCAGAATGCTGAATGCAGAGATAGAAACCCACAAAGTGCAGATCGGTGACTTGAAAGTTTCCTTGTCTGAGGATCTGTTAGAAAAAGAGAACCTGAGGAAACAAGTTTCTGACTTATGCAGTGACCTTCAGAAGAAGGAAGACATGATCACAAGTATGGAGAGAAAACCTGAGGACAGCAATGTGGCAACAAATGCAAAT GGCAATCTCTCTAACAAACAAGCTGGAGATACACCTGAAGATGGGAAGGTCATACTAACAAATATTGAAAGATTCGACATGGCCCAAGTACAG AAGGGAAAGCATTCCCTTAAGAACTTGAAGTTTGTTAGCACCAATGATGTCAAAAAGAATGAGGATTACGATTGGTGCCGCAGGATGGGAGATAAAGCATGCATACGTGATATAAATGGTGCCAGCAAAGAACTAGTCTTAAG CAATAATGGAGCTAATTCAGAGAAAGAAGAGGGAAGCATTGTACCCTGTACCTGGAATCAGCATAATATGGCTGAAACATTAAGTGAAATGGAAGTACTGAAGAAACAAAATGAATCAATGGAAGCTGAGCTAAAAGACATGCAAGAAAGATATTCAGAGATAAGCCTGAAGTTCGCAGAAGTAGAAGGTGAAAGGCAACAGCTTGTGAAAACAATTCGGACTCTTAAAAATGCTTTGAAGAACTAG